GAAGCAGGTCTTCAAGGCATTGAAGGGATCGGTCAGGTCCAGTAATTCCATGGAATAGCGGCCGCATAGTTCCCTCCAAAAGGACCTATAGTCCTCCTGGACCAAACCGGCGTTGTCCTTGGAAGGGGCATAACAGACCAGAAATGCAGGCGGATGCTCCAGGGAACGAAGTTTGTCTTTGAGGACCTCGAATGGTTTCCCGATCATCTGGACCAGGTCTTCCCGGACCTCCGGGCCCCCTTCCGCCATAAGTTCGCTGAAAAATGGGAACACCAGCCTTGTGGAAGAGGTCGCCCGGATCCATCCTTTTTTCATGCAGTATCCCAGGAAGCGGGCCGGGACGCCTTCCGGGACCCGGTCCTTCCAGGGCTTGAGGATGTATTCGGGATCGTCCCTGAGACCCGACGGATCCGGCACATAGGGAATACCATCCGCATCCAGGGGTCTTTCGAAATAGGCCTGATAGCCCTCCACGGTAAATGGACTGACAAAAGCCAGCACCAGGTCAACCTGATATTGGCGGGCCAGATCCGGGGCCTCCTCCGGGGCGAAATATTGGATATGGGCCCCAGGACGGCCGAAGGTCAGCACCTCGAAATGGAGGTCCTCGCCCGTGAGGGACGCTCGGGCGTTCAACATCACCTCCAATTGTTTGGGAAAGGTCGCCGCCCTGAAGGATTTCCGTCCTTGTGTGTCGCCGTTGAAAACGACATTCGCCCTTCCAGCGTCCGGAACGATCGCGGGAGCAGTGATGACCCGGGAATTCCCCACCACCAGGATGCGGAAAGTCTTGGGCGGCTTTTTGGCCGGATAATCGAAATCCGATAGGGTTCGGTCCCCGATCCGGGATCGGGCCTCCTCGTATTTTTCGAATCCATGGTCCTTCACGCTGAGGATCCGGTTACCGGAAGCTCCACAAAGATAAAGCTTGCGGGGCTCTCTTGGGGAAGCCGCCCATCCAGTGGGAAGAAGGGTAGTCGCTTGAAAGAGGGGCGGTACACCCATGGAGACCGGGTCCAACAAGGATCCCCAAACCGTCGCCAAAGGCACCGATTCATACGAGGGAACGACGATGGCCACGGGGATTCCCCCACTTTGAAGGGCATAGACCTTTCCATCCGTTTCGACCATTTCAAGGATGTGTTCCCCTTTTCCAACCTCTTTCAGGGACGCAATATCCTGGCCTAAATCCCCGCTCGGGGTCGCTCCCACCTCATAAACGGTCGGAAGGTCCGAGTCCGCGGCGTAGATCGCCGTCGCCCCCACACAAAGGGCACGGGGCGAGGGGAGACGGGTATCGTGGGAGAGGACGGTCGATACCCTTTGGCTCCCCAATTCCATACGTTGGAGCAAGTGATCAAGCGGTCGGGAAAAATAGAGGGAATTGTCCAAAGGCTGGTAGGCCAAGGCCCAGACCGATCCCACGTGGGCTCCCGGGAATGTCCCATCGGTGCCTTTTCCCAAAGTCGTCACCGACCCTGCCTTCAAGTCCACCAACCGCAGGAGCTGGTTTCCCTGGTCATAGACCGCCAGTTTGTCGGGTGGGATGAAAGCCAGGGCGGTAGGTTGATTGAATAAGGCTGATCCCAGGGGACCATCCACAAGTCCGGGTATGCCCGTCCCGGTCAGGGACTCCACCCGATTCTGCTCGTCCAGGTGGACCAACCGGATCCGGTGGTTCTCCCGGTCCGCTACGAAGAGACGGCTTCCCGTATCGTCGAAGACCAGTCCCCGGGGATCGGAAAAACGCGCCGCCTCGAAGGACCCATCCTGAAATCCCGAATCTTCCCCTCCCGCCACAAGGCTGTTGTAACTTTCCATCGGTGTCAGGGTTTCGGCCCCTCCGATGGACAATGAAAGGAAGAGGGTCCCAAGAAAAAAACAAGAACTGGGGAAAAGGGGCATGGCAGGTCCCTTCAGAGCTGGAAAAGCCGCACGGTATACTTGAGCACTTGACCCATCGGATAGAAGAAGATCAGCCAGCCATAGGCCACGAAGACGTTGGTCACCGCGATGTCGATCCAGCGGCTGAAGGGTCTCCCGGCCCAGGCCTGGCCCGTCCGGGACCGGCTCCAAACGCTGTGGAGGGCCAGCCCCGTCCCGTGGTACATGCCCCAGATGCCGAAATGCCAACTGGCCCCGTGCCAAAGCCCGCAGACGAACATGGTGACCATCAGGTTGAGGAACTTGCGGAGGTCGCCGTGCCGGTTGCCCCCCAAGGGGATATAGATGTAGTCCCGGATCCAACTGCTGAGGGACATGTGCCAGCGCCGCCAGAAATCGGTGATGTTGCGGGCGATATAGGGGAAGTTGAAATTTTGGGGAAGGTCCAGGCCGATCATGCGCCCCAGGCCGATGGCGATGTCCGAATAGCCGCTGAAGTCGAAAAGGATCCGCACTGAAAGCAGGGCCATCAACAGGCAGACGGTCCCGAAATGGAGGTCCGTCCGCTTCTCCAAAAGGTGGATGACCATCGTCGCGTTGTCCGCGATGACCAGCTTCTTGAAGAATCCCAGCAGGACCTGGGCAAGCCCGACCGCCGCACGTTCCAGGCCCGGCCGTTCCAGCCCGTTCTCCAGTTGGGCCAGGAAAGGCTGGAAACGCTTGATGGGGCCCGAGACGATGGACGGGAAGAAGATGCAGAAGATCCCGAACTTGAAGGGATTCTTGACCGGCTCCCCGTGCCCCATATACACGTCGGTCAGGTAATGGACGAACTCGAAGGTGAAGAAGGAGATGGCGAGCGGCATGGCCTGCTGGATGGCGTTGTGGGTCAGCCAATCCCCGACCGGCCCACCCATCCACGGCCCCAAGGTCCCCAAGAGCAGGGCCCGGTATTTATAGAAGAGAAGACCGCTGACGGGGACCAGGAGCGCGGCGGCGAGGACCCATTTCTTCTTCCGGCTTCCTTCCGGGCATCGGAGGATCCATCGGGCCAGGAAAAAGGTGATGACCGCCATGACGATGATGGGCAGGACCCCGGCGGGCCCCGCGAAGTGGTAATGGAAAACAGCGCTACAGGCGAGGACGTAATAGAAGCGGAGCCTCGGGTTCGGGACGAGCCAAAGGACCAAGTAGAAGGCCAGGAAGAACAGAAGGAACCAACTGGTATTGAAGATCATTAAAAATCCACGTAGATGAATTTAGAGGCCGACAGGTCGCCCGAAAAAAGCAGGATGGCCAGGAAAAGAGCGAAGAGGATCACCCCCAGGGCGAAACCTTTCCAAAATTCGCGGGAATTCATCGCGCCCTCCCGGAAAGGACCGTCACCAGGTCCCCCGCATAGCGCCGATTGCCTTCGGGGGTCATGTGGCAATGGTCTAAGAACGAGGAGGGCGGATATCGGTCGGCCCAATCCTGATAAGTGATCCCTTTTTTCAAATAAGGCTTCATGAAGGCCGCCAGGGCCTTCCGGTTCTTCGAAAAGCTGGGCTTGTCCAGGTAACTTCCCAGGAATGGAGGGTTCTGGGGGGTGAGGACCACCCGCACCGGGATATGGGCGGCGCTCCACTGGTCGAGCACCTGCCTCAAGCAGGTGAAGGGCAGGCCCTTCGGGTCCCAGGTATGGGCCTGGTAATAGGAAGCGACCTTTTGTTTGAGGGAAGCCTCCACGATCTCGGACAGGACCTCGTTGGCCGGGACAACCTTCTCCAACTGGCGCTGGAAGAAATCCTGCTGGCTCGGGTAATACCAAAGGGTCTTGGCCATCTGGGTCTCCCGGAACAGGAACCAATGGCCGCACAGGCCGTCGTAAAGGGCATCGCTGAGGCGGGCTTCCTCGCCCGGCGCTCGGTCCGATGCCAACCGCTTTTGGATGTCCTCCGGAAGGTCCCCGAGGAGGAATTGCCGGGAAAGGGCTTTGGGACCTCCGGCGAATTCCTTTGAGAACATGCGGAAGTTCAGGAGCAGCAGGATCTCACCCGGAGGCGTTGCCGAGAATTCGGCGCTCAACCCCTCGATATCGGTGAGCAGGAGCCCATCGGACCCAAGGCTCAGGGTTGGCCGGTCCCCCAGGAGTCCCCTCAGGACGGACCGAAGGGTCTTTTGCCGGGCGTCGGGGATCCGGTGCTCCATCAAGGCGCTGGCGCCCAGGACGCTGTCCCCCAAAAGAAGGATCCGGTCCTTCTGCGGGGCCCCGTAGCGGATGCGGTCCCGGATCTCGGGAAGGCTGGTCATGTCGCCTGAAAGGTCGAAGTGCCGGTACCAGAACCCCGTGGGGACCGTCATTCTTAAGAGGATCTCCGCCAAGGCCAAAAGACCGAAAAAGGATGCCGCGGCCCCCAGGAAAAAGGTTTTCGTGAATGTCCTCAAAGGGGCCCCAGGCAAAGGATTCCAGGCAACGCGCCAGATTCTATCACTCTTCTTCCAAGCCGCTCGAGCAACAGCCCCCGGAAAGGGTGAACTCATCAAAGTAAGCGGGGACTTCCCGTTCGGCCGCCGGGTCCGGCTGGATCCCGTCCCCTGTTCTACCGTCCTTTTCCGGTCCCAAATCTTCCCCCTTTTCGGGACATCTTACCTGCTCCTCGGGACTTTCGTTCCCGGGGTCTTGACCCTAGAGTAAGGTCTAGATTGTAGATTATCCGGGGAGGGGCCATGGAAAGGAACGGCTTGTTGCAGATCGGCCAGGTGGCCCGAAAGACGGGACTTTCCATCCACACCATCCGTTTTTATGAAAAGCAGGGGCTTTTGGAAACGCCCTCGAGACGTCCCGGCGGGTTCCGGCTCTATCCCCAGGAAGCGGTGGAGCGCCTCCACTTCATCCAGAAGGCCCAGGGGCTGGGCCTGACCCTGAAGGAGATCCGGAGCATCACCGCCTGCGGGGAGAAGGGCCTGGAGCCCTGCTGCGACCTGACCGTGGACCTTTTCAATAGGAAGATCCAAGAGTTCGAATCGAAAACGAAGGAAATGGGCCGAATGAAAAAAAGGCTCAAGAGCGTCCTGGGAAAATGGGCGGGGAAAAAGAAGTAAGGGGAAGCATCGATGGCACAAAGGGTCTTGATCCTCTGCACCAAGAATTCCTGTAGGTCCCAGATGGCCGAGGGGTTCCTCCGGCATTACGGTGGCGGCCGGTTCGCGGTGGAGAGCGCCGGCACGGTGGCTACCCACGTGAACGCCAACGCCATCCGGGTGATGAAGGAGGTCGGCATCGATATCTCGGCCCACCGCTCCAAGACCCTGGACCGGTTCCTGGACCAGCCCTTCGACTACGTCATCACGGTCTGCGACAACGCCCATGAGACCTGTCCTTTCTTCCCCAACGCCAAGCATCGTCTCCATTGGTCCTTCCCCGATCCTCCCCAGACCGAGATGGCCACTGAGGAGATCCTGGAGGAGTTCCGCAAAGTGCGGGACATGATCGGGGACCGCTTCAAGAGGGCCGCCGAAGAAGGGATCCGGTCTTGATCCTCTGGAAAAGGTCCCTGGCGGAGTTCATCGGCACCTTCGCGATGGTCTTCGCCGGTTGCGGGGCCGTCATGGTCGCCGACCGTTTCCCCGGCTCCATCGCTCCTTCCGTCGTTCCCGTGGTCTTCGGCCTGACCGTGGCGATGATGATCTATGCGGTGGGCCATATCTCCGGGGCCCACTTCAATCCCGCCGTCACCCTGGCCTTCGCCTTGACGCGGCACTTCCCGCCCAGGTCCGTCCCCTTCTATTGGGCCGCCCAATGCCTCGGCTCCATCGCCGCCATCGGGTTGCTCGT
This bacterium DNA region includes the following protein-coding sequences:
- a CDS encoding MBOAT family O-acyltransferase; translated protein: MIFNTSWFLLFFLAFYLVLWLVPNPRLRFYYVLACSAVFHYHFAGPAGVLPIIVMAVITFFLARWILRCPEGSRKKKWVLAAALLVPVSGLLFYKYRALLLGTLGPWMGGPVGDWLTHNAIQQAMPLAISFFTFEFVHYLTDVYMGHGEPVKNPFKFGIFCIFFPSIVSGPIKRFQPFLAQLENGLERPGLERAAVGLAQVLLGFFKKLVIADNATMVIHLLEKRTDLHFGTVCLLMALLSVRILFDFSGYSDIAIGLGRMIGLDLPQNFNFPYIARNITDFWRRWHMSLSSWIRDYIYIPLGGNRHGDLRKFLNLMVTMFVCGLWHGASWHFGIWGMYHGTGLALHSVWSRSRTGQAWAGRPFSRWIDIAVTNVFVAYGWLIFFYPMGQVLKYTVRLFQL
- a CDS encoding arsenate reductase ArsC, with the translated sequence MAQRVLILCTKNSCRSQMAEGFLRHYGGGRFAVESAGTVATHVNANAIRVMKEVGIDISAHRSKTLDRFLDQPFDYVITVCDNAHETCPFFPNAKHRLHWSFPDPPQTEMATEEILEEFRKVRDMIGDRFKRAAEEGIRS
- a CDS encoding MerR family transcriptional regulator — its product is MERNGLLQIGQVARKTGLSIHTIRFYEKQGLLETPSRRPGGFRLYPQEAVERLHFIQKAQGLGLTLKEIRSITACGEKGLEPCCDLTVDLFNRKIQEFESKTKEMGRMKKRLKSVLGKWAGKKK